Proteins from a single region of Aureibacter tunicatorum:
- a CDS encoding LytTR family transcriptional regulator DNA-binding domain-containing protein, whose protein sequence is MRVKEFLDLPFDYFSEDKAKWLYVISSSLFVMLFIFIYEPFGVFDFDRVDGFAFFLVLLEGVKIFITLLATQLFLRKRVLKNKVWSLKNHLLYFMGEVLLLQIFTLLIYKCIEVFYDFSPFDYQRSFIEYAWIFFDVYISKTLVMIYPFGGTILYIYVSRLKVAKKELEEELLAMQDDYDRWGGHDNMIEVLDENGNVNLLLPLEHIISLESQNQYVLVNYIGSEGLEKKLVRTQLKKILSELEEYPVLQCHRSYAVNLLNTASLKVMEKKNYLLIKNYETMRVPVSKTYLAQIREMLMMSVVKSQVN, encoded by the coding sequence ATGAGAGTTAAGGAGTTTTTAGACTTGCCTTTCGATTATTTTTCGGAAGATAAAGCGAAGTGGTTGTATGTGATCAGCAGTTCATTGTTTGTGATGTTGTTTATATTTATTTACGAACCCTTCGGAGTCTTTGATTTTGATAGAGTTGATGGTTTTGCGTTTTTTTTGGTATTGCTCGAGGGCGTTAAAATTTTTATTACTTTGTTGGCGACTCAATTGTTTTTGAGGAAACGTGTTTTGAAAAACAAAGTGTGGTCTTTGAAAAATCATTTGCTTTATTTTATGGGAGAGGTGCTTCTTCTTCAGATATTTACACTGTTGATTTATAAATGCATAGAAGTGTTTTATGATTTTTCTCCATTTGATTATCAAAGAAGTTTTATAGAATATGCGTGGATATTTTTTGATGTGTATATATCAAAAACCTTGGTGATGATTTATCCATTTGGCGGAACTATTCTCTATATCTATGTCAGCAGGCTCAAAGTTGCAAAAAAGGAATTGGAGGAGGAGCTGTTAGCTATGCAAGATGATTATGATCGATGGGGAGGTCATGATAATATGATTGAAGTGTTGGATGAAAATGGGAATGTCAACTTGTTATTGCCTTTGGAGCATATTATTTCCCTCGAATCTCAAAATCAATATGTGCTGGTTAATTATATAGGTAGCGAAGGCCTTGAAAAAAAGTTAGTTAGAACACAATTGAAAAAAATTCTCTCGGAGTTGGAGGAATATCCTGTTCTGCAGTGTCATAGATCTTATGCGGTCAATCTTTTGAATACGGCCTCGCTTAAAGTTATGGAGAAGAAAAACTATCTTTTAATAAAGAATTATGAGACGATGAGAGTTCCAGTATCCAAAACATATCTGGCTCAAATTCGAGAGATGTTGATGATGAGTGTCGTAAAAAGTCAAGTTAATTGA
- a CDS encoding helix-turn-helix transcriptional regulator, with product MEEDYIKKVSLGSHKGLMSINMLNGEPWETFTRHGLSPHRHEYFQLICLQDAKGTHLIEDKVFPILPGAVFLILPHQIHHLQAEGKVKGFVINFSEMLLADEKEYAEALAYSPDSICLYLNEKDREIMYKECELLCAYYEDQDNEDRLKLCRLYIQILLTKINRWRKSNEQNTSHSQDSNYALLNDFISLVKENFDQKKKLEFYAHSLGVSVRKLSGLIKMKTGFPPAQFIEKFIAQEAARRLHYSDQSIKEIAMSLGFTDLSYFTKVFKKHFEITPQSYRNKVKG from the coding sequence ATGGAGGAAGATTATATCAAAAAAGTATCGTTGGGAAGTCATAAAGGCTTGATGTCGATTAATATGCTTAATGGGGAGCCTTGGGAAACATTTACCCGACACGGATTAAGCCCGCATAGGCATGAGTACTTTCAATTGATTTGTCTTCAAGATGCTAAGGGTACGCACTTGATCGAGGATAAAGTGTTTCCAATTCTTCCCGGTGCTGTGTTTTTGATATTGCCGCATCAGATCCATCATTTGCAAGCGGAAGGAAAAGTCAAGGGCTTTGTGATTAATTTTTCAGAGATGCTTCTGGCGGATGAGAAAGAATATGCGGAAGCATTGGCCTATTCTCCTGACTCTATTTGCTTGTACCTGAATGAAAAGGATCGTGAAATAATGTATAAGGAGTGCGAGCTTTTATGCGCGTATTACGAGGATCAAGATAATGAAGATCGGTTGAAATTGTGTCGATTGTATATTCAGATTTTATTGACAAAAATCAATAGGTGGAGAAAATCAAACGAGCAAAATACTTCCCATTCTCAAGACAGCAATTATGCTCTGCTTAATGATTTTATTTCCTTGGTAAAGGAGAATTTCGATCAAAAAAAGAAGCTTGAGTTTTACGCTCATTCATTGGGAGTTTCAGTTCGCAAGTTAAGCGGTTTGATCAAAATGAAGACGGGATTTCCGCCAGCGCAATTTATAGAGAAGTTCATAGCTCAAGAAGCCGCTCGAAGACTTCATTATTCAGATCAATCCATCAAGGAAATAGCGATGAGTTTGGGCTTTACGGATTTATCTTATTTTACAAAAGTGTTTAAAAAGCACTTTGAGATTACTCCTCAAAGCTATAGAAACAAAGTAAAGGGCTGA
- a CDS encoding S9 family peptidase — MKKYFYSLNFLIFATGALFLSSCNDEKSSKRKARASLSIEAPDAAKSPKELEAHGHVRVDEYYWLNQREDEKVLSYLRAENDYADKVMKHTDEFQTELFEEIKGRIKQTDMSVPYQYKGYYYYTRYEDQKEYPIYCRKKGSLDGQEEVIFNVNDLAEGYAYYNLGTYEIGPKDKIVAYSEDTVSRRIYSIKFKDLKTGEILKDEIPNTSGGITWAMDGKTVFYSVKDDALRSYKIFRHKIGTDVSDDVMVFHEADETFGTYIYRTKSDKYLVIGSHSTMTSEQRVLEADNPEGEFRIIQPRTRGLEYGINHYGDKFYIVTNHEAKNFKVMQAPENKTSVENWTDLIPHREDVFIENIEIFKNYLVLIERKNGLTNLRVKSWDGKLDYDLEFNDPAYLAYSNVNLDFDTDVLRYYYTSLTTPGSIYDFNMNTKEQELLKQQEVLGGKFSVENYVSERVYITARDGKKIPASIVYRKGIKKDGKNPLLLYGYGSYGASMDPYFSSSRLSLLDRGFVYVLAHIRGGQELGRNWYEDGKLMNKKNTFTDFIDCAEYLVSEKYTSNDKIAAMGGSAGGLLMGAVVNMRPDLFKAVVAHVPFVDVVTTMLDESIPLTTGEYDEWGNPNDKEYYEYMLSYSPYDNVKKADYPAMLVTTGLHDSQVQYWEPAKWVAKLRDNHTGSAPIILKTNMETGHGGASGRFESYKETALEYAFLIDQLSE; from the coding sequence ATGAAGAAATATTTTTATTCGCTGAATTTTTTGATTTTTGCTACGGGGGCTCTTTTTTTAAGTTCATGCAATGATGAGAAGTCCAGTAAAAGAAAAGCGCGAGCATCACTAAGCATTGAAGCTCCTGATGCCGCAAAATCCCCCAAAGAGCTCGAAGCGCATGGGCATGTCAGAGTAGACGAGTATTATTGGCTGAATCAGAGAGAGGATGAGAAGGTGCTCAGCTATTTGAGAGCTGAAAACGACTATGCTGACAAAGTAATGAAGCATACTGACGAGTTTCAAACTGAGCTGTTTGAGGAAATCAAAGGCAGAATCAAGCAAACGGACATGTCGGTGCCTTATCAGTACAAAGGTTACTACTACTATACAAGGTATGAGGATCAGAAGGAGTATCCGATTTATTGCCGAAAAAAAGGGAGCTTGGATGGGCAGGAAGAAGTTATATTCAATGTAAATGATTTAGCTGAAGGCTACGCATATTATAATTTGGGCACATACGAAATTGGACCTAAAGATAAGATTGTCGCTTATTCGGAAGATACAGTAAGCCGAAGAATATATTCCATAAAGTTCAAGGATCTGAAGACTGGAGAAATATTGAAAGATGAAATACCAAACACCTCAGGAGGGATTACTTGGGCAATGGATGGCAAAACAGTGTTTTATAGTGTAAAAGACGACGCTTTAAGAAGCTATAAAATATTCAGGCATAAAATAGGCACCGATGTTAGCGATGATGTAATGGTATTTCATGAAGCTGATGAGACTTTTGGCACTTATATTTATAGAACTAAATCGGATAAGTACCTTGTGATAGGTTCTCATAGCACTATGACTTCCGAACAAAGGGTGTTGGAGGCGGATAATCCGGAAGGAGAGTTTCGTATCATCCAACCTAGGACAAGAGGTTTGGAGTATGGCATCAATCATTATGGCGATAAGTTTTATATAGTGACGAATCATGAGGCTAAGAATTTCAAGGTGATGCAAGCTCCTGAGAATAAAACTTCTGTAGAGAATTGGACTGATTTGATTCCTCATAGAGAGGATGTGTTTATTGAAAATATTGAAATTTTCAAAAATTACCTTGTCTTGATAGAGCGTAAAAATGGGCTTACGAATCTTAGAGTGAAAAGCTGGGATGGTAAGCTGGATTATGACCTGGAATTCAACGATCCAGCTTATTTGGCTTATTCTAATGTGAATTTAGATTTCGATACGGATGTACTGAGGTATTATTATACTTCTCTTACTACACCAGGATCAATCTACGATTTTAATATGAATACCAAAGAGCAAGAGTTGTTGAAGCAACAGGAGGTTCTTGGAGGGAAATTTTCAGTTGAAAATTATGTATCCGAGAGAGTTTATATTACAGCAAGAGATGGCAAGAAAATTCCTGCTTCAATAGTATATAGAAAAGGCATTAAGAAAGACGGAAAAAATCCTTTGTTGTTATATGGGTACGGTTCTTATGGAGCGTCTATGGACCCGTATTTCAGTTCTTCAAGACTTAGTTTATTGGATAGAGGCTTTGTGTATGTATTGGCTCACATAAGAGGAGGACAAGAGTTAGGCAGAAATTGGTATGAGGATGGTAAATTAATGAATAAGAAAAATACGTTTACTGATTTTATTGATTGCGCTGAGTATTTGGTGTCTGAGAAGTATACAAGCAATGATAAAATAGCTGCTATGGGCGGTAGCGCTGGAGGTCTTTTAATGGGGGCTGTTGTAAACATGCGTCCGGACTTGTTCAAAGCTGTGGTGGCTCATGTTCCATTTGTGGATGTGGTAACGACAATGCTTGATGAGAGTATACCATTGACAACCGGGGAATACGATGAATGGGGCAATCCAAATGATAAAGAATATTATGAGTATATGTTAAGCTATTCTCCATATGACAATGTGAAAAAAGCGGATTACCCTGCTATGTTGGTGACTACTGGTCTGCATGATAGTCAAGTACAGTATTGGGAACCGGCAAAATGGGTAGCCAAGCTGAGAGATAACCATACAGGAAGCGCGCCAATTATATTGAAAACGAATATGGAGACCGGGCATGGAGGTGCTTCAGGTAGATTTGAGTCGTACAAAGAGACTGCTTTGGAGTATGCCTTTTTGATTGACCAATTATCAGAGTAG
- a CDS encoding DUF4249 domain-containing protein, whose protein sequence is MKNIIRLLFIVYILSACTEVIEVDLNDGQKRLVVEASMNWEKGSLGNNQVVKLSYSTPYYDQGSIEMVPGAEVKVIKLNDNTEFLFTEGEAGYYMTEEFVPELGTSYKLEIVHNGEVYEATETMQSVSNIEKIEEKKENIFGSEQTTITVYVDDDEGVDNFFHCEFYPLDGDMEQTVRNDAFSDGKQVLIEYEYEEAVAGDQLEINLYGISITYYNFMGILIEQSEGGGGPFATVPVPLKGNCKNINNPEEEVLGYFRLSQFIHEVYTVKE, encoded by the coding sequence ATGAAAAATATAATAAGACTGCTTTTTATCGTATATATATTGAGCGCATGTACTGAAGTAATTGAAGTTGATCTTAATGATGGCCAAAAACGTTTGGTTGTTGAAGCCTCAATGAATTGGGAGAAAGGCTCTTTGGGAAATAATCAAGTGGTGAAATTAAGTTATTCCACTCCGTATTATGATCAAGGAAGTATCGAAATGGTACCCGGAGCGGAAGTGAAAGTAATCAAGCTGAATGATAATACAGAGTTTTTGTTTACCGAAGGCGAGGCGGGATATTATATGACGGAAGAGTTTGTGCCGGAGTTGGGAACCAGCTATAAACTTGAAATTGTTCATAATGGGGAGGTGTATGAAGCCACCGAGACCATGCAGAGTGTGAGCAACATTGAAAAGATCGAAGAGAAAAAGGAAAATATCTTTGGGTCGGAGCAGACGACAATAACTGTTTATGTTGATGATGATGAAGGAGTTGACAACTTTTTTCATTGCGAGTTCTACCCTCTTGATGGCGATATGGAACAAACGGTTCGCAATGACGCTTTTTCCGATGGAAAACAGGTTTTGATAGAATATGAGTATGAAGAGGCTGTCGCAGGAGATCAACTGGAAATCAACCTTTATGGAATTTCAATTACATATTACAACTTTATGGGAATACTTATAGAGCAGTCGGAAGGTGGAGGAGGTCCATTTGCGACAGTTCCTGTTCCTTTGAAAGGCAATTGTAAAAATATCAATAACCCTGAAGAGGAAGTGTTGGGCTATTTCAGGTTATCGCAATTTATTCATGAGGTGTACACAGTGAAAGAGTAA
- a CDS encoding sigma-70 family RNA polymerase sigma factor gives MAEQNCSQPLNEIISNYYDYLKAFAIKNIKDKNEAEDIVQEVMLKLVESCHKLQEIDNIKAWLFRVAKNEIIDQFKKRGLNDSSIDIQNLEEDFDSKAEQDIEADFIIPMIKLLPEAYSKPLILSDIEGIPQKDIASQLELGLSTTKMRIQRGRKKLYELYENCCEIEYDSTGSFLNCHIKDSCKTLKEIESELNKEYGR, from the coding sequence ATGGCTGAACAAAACTGCTCGCAACCCTTAAATGAAATCATTAGCAACTATTACGATTACTTGAAAGCCTTCGCAATCAAAAACATCAAAGACAAAAATGAAGCGGAAGACATTGTCCAAGAAGTGATGCTCAAACTTGTCGAGTCATGCCATAAGCTTCAAGAAATCGATAACATAAAAGCTTGGCTGTTTAGAGTCGCCAAAAATGAAATCATCGATCAATTTAAAAAACGAGGATTAAACGATTCTTCCATAGATATCCAGAACCTTGAGGAAGATTTTGATAGTAAAGCGGAACAAGATATCGAAGCAGACTTTATCATCCCCATGATCAAACTTCTTCCTGAAGCATATTCAAAACCGTTGATATTGAGCGATATTGAAGGAATCCCTCAAAAAGATATTGCCTCTCAATTAGAGCTTGGACTTTCCACCACTAAAATGAGAATCCAAAGAGGCCGAAAAAAACTTTATGAACTCTATGAAAACTGTTGCGAAATCGAATATGACTCAACTGGAAGCTTTCTAAATTGCCATATAAAAGACAGTTGCAAAACACTCAAGGAAATCGAATCGGAATTAAATAAAGAATACGGCCGATAG
- a CDS encoding thioredoxin family protein yields MKTEIKILHAPCCGNGNPQIRKRLESLAEKKEIDIQIIDITDMAEVMSYGTMTFPSLAINGKIYDYNKLKKAEDLINAIKA; encoded by the coding sequence ATGAAAACGGAAATCAAAATACTTCACGCGCCATGTTGCGGTAATGGAAACCCTCAAATAAGAAAGAGACTAGAATCTTTGGCTGAAAAGAAAGAAATCGATATTCAAATCATCGATATTACCGATATGGCGGAAGTGATGTCCTATGGGACAATGACATTTCCATCTCTTGCTATCAATGGAAAAATCTATGATTACAACAAATTAAAAAAAGCGGAAGATCTCATAAACGCGATCAAAGCATAA
- a CDS encoding fasciclin domain-containing protein, giving the protein MKKAPIKVLILNLILAIAIPSLLSSCNNDSDSGTSPESISYFMSYDLGNSEFGKLFKESRYMELLDKNTEEDYLVFAPSDQAVLNAFDKDEISNFSQNDIDQFVGMHIVDAKSIDDNYTKEQYPTEATNLDGSHVLMTLVEVANSLYADGVKANLAKSTKSGKVYKVDKILDPDNVLDILSIDPKYSLFDYVLRRDIELDPFVKSLINDKDKKYTLISINNTDMDRYLKAKNLDNVKQMTDEDIKELTGKALALGHIAVKSDDHAYFTSYGGNNLKVDYIGGKYEINYADHDKNKSETSDSPKEELLKGLGKSLVRLAPSLIGDLFDF; this is encoded by the coding sequence GTGAAAAAAGCACCTATCAAAGTTCTCATTTTGAATCTTATTTTAGCCATTGCAATTCCTAGTTTATTATCGTCTTGCAATAATGACAGCGATTCCGGAACTTCTCCTGAGTCCATCAGTTATTTCATGTCTTACGATTTAGGAAATAGTGAATTTGGAAAACTATTCAAAGAATCCCGCTATATGGAATTGCTTGATAAAAATACAGAAGAAGATTATCTGGTATTCGCTCCATCGGATCAAGCAGTATTAAACGCTTTCGACAAGGATGAAATCTCGAACTTTTCTCAAAATGACATTGACCAATTTGTAGGCATGCATATCGTAGACGCAAAAAGCATCGATGATAATTATACAAAAGAACAGTACCCTACCGAGGCGACAAATCTGGATGGAAGTCATGTATTGATGACGCTTGTTGAAGTCGCCAACTCATTGTATGCGGATGGTGTAAAAGCCAATTTGGCCAAATCGACTAAATCCGGAAAAGTATACAAGGTTGACAAAATTCTAGACCCTGACAATGTATTGGACATACTTTCCATTGACCCTAAGTATTCTTTGTTTGATTATGTACTTAGAAGAGATATAGAGCTTGACCCTTTTGTCAAATCATTGATCAATGACAAAGACAAAAAATACACGTTAATATCGATCAATAACACGGACATGGACCGTTACTTAAAAGCCAAAAATTTAGACAATGTCAAGCAAATGACAGACGAAGACATAAAAGAACTAACTGGCAAAGCATTAGCTCTTGGACATATCGCCGTTAAGTCTGATGATCATGCATACTTCACTAGTTATGGAGGCAACAATTTAAAAGTCGATTATATAGGTGGAAAGTACGAAATCAACTACGCTGATCATGATAAAAATAAATCTGAAACAAGCGACAGTCCTAAGGAAGAGTTACTTAAAGGGCTCGGTAAAAGCCTTGTCAGGTTAGCCCCTTCGCTAATAGGAGATCTTTTCGACTTTTAA
- a CDS encoding DUF748 domain-containing protein — protein sequence MKRRYILIAIVLLFFVVEAFFYSSQLAWFLEGQLEKTLGRKTSIEKVELDLWDGEIELSDFKLFEQDSQTVFMSFDKLDVKLDLMSWINGRNIINSIELEEPFIRVYASKSGFNFDDLFDRLNEDNSEEAKQETTEPFRIELKDIEIEEGVFSYSDGETGDSLELKNIALKLPEYISALNAISNLEISFELATGGTFHSVTDLNLNTGLIKSESVVSNVDLSPFSRYAKDLLNFSSWKGFLNTEIALVSNLNEYELTSISGQAGMKAFSLLDLTDQEVLGMDSLLIDLSTVKPLKSSFEIESINCYGPRMRFEFEDSTSNLHVLASPMMQENEGDTLQVEENVEAVELAYSIGQLMVQDAYLKLIDKRFEKEYEYNISDIRFETSKLTESTDSLRINTSAKLNDKGNVVAQLSINPQDPYELDLEYTISDFELSDLNFYSKKYTGFPIFYGQIYYYGHNTIQDKKIVSDNKIKIYRVELGKREKDGSLYDMPLKLALAILKDDKGNIEIDLPMRGDMNDPDYNINKLIWGTAKNLIVRAVKSPFKKLSNLVKADPEDIKSFDFELGEADLTKKHARSANLLKKVLEKRPELEFELIYYKDTVLENRYLQEKRVANAILQDSLAVQNEMEALVTTDSLAEDGSNSEDKAISSIIQLMNGSELDSMRLDGLSNMLDSLGLNMSVRRSKMEHPKNVGSEPHFEVRWKVKEE from the coding sequence ATGAAACGTCGCTATATTTTAATCGCAATAGTGCTTTTATTCTTTGTCGTTGAAGCATTTTTCTATTCAAGTCAATTGGCTTGGTTTTTAGAAGGCCAATTGGAAAAAACATTAGGCAGAAAAACAAGCATTGAAAAAGTGGAGCTAGACTTGTGGGATGGTGAAATAGAGCTATCGGATTTTAAGTTGTTTGAACAAGACAGTCAAACAGTCTTCATGTCATTTGACAAGCTTGATGTGAAATTGGATTTGATGTCGTGGATCAATGGAAGGAATATAATTAATTCGATCGAATTGGAAGAGCCTTTTATTCGAGTATATGCTTCGAAATCAGGTTTTAATTTTGATGATTTATTTGACCGATTGAATGAAGATAACTCGGAAGAAGCCAAACAAGAAACAACAGAGCCTTTTCGAATCGAATTGAAAGATATTGAAATAGAAGAAGGTGTTTTTTCTTATTCCGACGGGGAGACAGGTGATTCTTTGGAGTTGAAAAATATAGCCTTGAAGTTGCCGGAGTATATTAGCGCGCTTAATGCAATCTCGAATCTGGAAATTTCATTTGAATTAGCAACTGGGGGAACGTTTCATTCTGTAACAGATTTAAATTTGAATACGGGTTTGATCAAATCCGAGTCGGTAGTTAGCAATGTGGACCTAAGCCCTTTTTCCAGATATGCTAAGGATTTGCTTAATTTTTCAAGCTGGAAAGGCTTCTTGAATACTGAAATCGCTTTGGTGTCTAACCTTAATGAATATGAGTTGACAAGTATTTCTGGTCAGGCTGGAATGAAAGCATTTTCCCTGCTTGATTTAACAGACCAAGAAGTGCTGGGAATGGATTCTTTGCTAATAGACTTGTCTACGGTCAAGCCTTTGAAAAGCTCTTTTGAAATAGAATCTATCAATTGCTATGGCCCTCGCATGCGGTTTGAATTTGAAGACTCTACAAGCAATTTGCATGTGTTGGCAAGTCCAATGATGCAGGAAAACGAGGGGGATACATTGCAGGTTGAAGAAAATGTTGAAGCGGTCGAATTGGCTTATAGTATTGGGCAGTTAATGGTTCAAGACGCATATTTGAAGCTTATCGACAAGAGGTTTGAAAAAGAATATGAATACAATATATCAGATATAAGGTTTGAGACCTCAAAATTGACGGAGTCAACGGACTCATTGCGAATCAACACTTCTGCGAAACTGAATGACAAAGGAAATGTAGTCGCTCAGTTAAGCATAAATCCTCAAGATCCTTATGAGTTGGACTTAGAGTATACCATTTCAGATTTTGAGCTTTCGGATTTGAATTTTTATTCGAAGAAATATACAGGCTTCCCAATATTCTACGGGCAAATATATTATTACGGACATAATACGATTCAAGACAAGAAAATAGTTAGCGATAATAAGATCAAGATCTATCGGGTAGAATTAGGCAAAAGAGAAAAAGATGGAAGTTTGTATGATATGCCATTGAAACTGGCGTTGGCGATTTTAAAGGATGACAAAGGCAATATAGAAATAGACCTTCCTATGCGAGGAGATATGAACGATCCTGATTACAATATTAACAAGTTGATCTGGGGAACGGCTAAGAATTTGATCGTAAGAGCGGTGAAATCTCCTTTCAAAAAGTTGTCGAATCTAGTCAAAGCTGATCCAGAAGATATCAAATCATTTGATTTTGAGCTTGGAGAAGCAGACTTGACAAAAAAACATGCCCGTTCGGCTAATTTGCTTAAAAAAGTGCTGGAGAAAAGGCCTGAGTTAGAGTTTGAATTGATTTACTACAAGGATACTGTTTTGGAAAATAGATATTTGCAGGAGAAGCGTGTTGCGAATGCAATATTGCAAGATTCATTAGCTGTTCAGAATGAGATGGAAGCGCTTGTCACGACGGATAGTTTGGCAGAAGATGGATCAAATTCCGAAGACAAGGCAATATCGAGCATAATTCAGTTGATGAACGGCAGTGAGCTGGATAGCATGAGACTTGATGGCCTTTCGAACATGCTTGATTCGCTAGGCCTTAATATGTCTGTTAGAAGGTCTAAAATGGAACATCCGAAGAATGTGGGATCGGAGCCGCACTTTGAAGTTCGTTGGAAAGTAAAGGAAGAGTAG
- a CDS encoding permease encodes MKFLENIYGSMADYIVYQLLQMTEGTPYANALHYFLSGVTLIMTLVLLVTYLMGFINNYLPMEKIKGYLERNKSLGLGNLMASIFGAITPFCSCSSIPLFIGMMQARIPLGIALSFLITSPLVNEIAIVIFWSAFGWKITVIYILTGISLGVIGGILLEKLGMAKYVADWVKDLARQEVNNTKADSPKLSFKERWPEIHQTAMTTLKKIGPYVFLGLGIGSFIHGFVPSSFVETYLSSESFWAVPLAVILAIPLYTDAVGILPIITTLIAKGVPMGTAIAFMMGAIGLSLPEFLLLKKVMKTKLVIAFFATIGIGMIISGYLFNILF; translated from the coding sequence ATGAAATTTCTCGAAAACATATACGGTTCAATGGCAGACTATATTGTCTACCAATTATTGCAAATGACAGAAGGAACGCCATATGCAAATGCTTTGCATTACTTTCTTAGTGGTGTTACTCTCATTATGACGCTAGTTCTATTGGTCACTTACTTGATGGGTTTCATCAATAATTATTTGCCAATGGAGAAAATCAAAGGCTATTTGGAAAGAAACAAATCGCTTGGCTTAGGAAACTTAATGGCTTCAATATTTGGAGCAATCACTCCATTCTGCTCTTGCTCGTCCATACCTTTATTCATAGGTATGATGCAAGCTAGAATTCCACTTGGAATCGCCTTGTCATTCCTCATCACTTCTCCTTTGGTCAATGAAATCGCTATCGTTATCTTCTGGTCCGCATTCGGATGGAAAATTACTGTCATATATATATTAACCGGAATATCCTTGGGAGTAATAGGTGGAATATTACTCGAAAAACTAGGCATGGCGAAATACGTTGCCGATTGGGTAAAAGATCTAGCAAGACAAGAAGTGAATAATACGAAAGCAGATAGTCCAAAGCTCAGCTTCAAAGAAAGATGGCCTGAAATACATCAAACTGCCATGACAACGCTTAAAAAAATCGGTCCCTATGTATTCTTAGGGTTAGGTATAGGCTCTTTCATACACGGTTTTGTGCCAAGCTCTTTCGTTGAAACGTATTTGTCAAGCGAAAGCTTTTGGGCAGTTCCATTGGCAGTGATCCTTGCCATCCCTCTCTATACCGATGCTGTAGGCATACTTCCGATCATTACCACATTGATAGCTAAAGGGGTGCCTATGGGAACAGCTATAGCATTTATGATGGGAGCTATAGGACTGTCATTGCCAGAGTTCTTATTGCTCAAAAAGGTCATGAAAACCAAACTTGTTATCGCATTCTTTGCCACAATAGGTATTGGAATGATCATTTCGGGATACTTGTTCAATATTCTGTTCTAA
- a CDS encoding helix-turn-helix transcriptional regulator: MKRLSRGEYFGTHYNKLILDDCTITDTEYVHEKVEWHYHENPYFTYLIEGSVFEANKKQEYVLKPGSLLFHNCQEAHYNIKPPGYTRGFHIELNSSWFNMKDIDFNRFEGCIQLENPFIKGLMNKIFLESKINDTFSQLSVDALIVAIFDAFKYSGSELMSIKNPSWLKKLNELLIEGHVEMSLTMLSEELQIHPVHLSREFSKYFGSTFGQYARQMKLNKAILLINTGKFSMTEVCYMCGFYDQSHFTNAFRNFYGHTPLKVLKKIIQVKNLQF, encoded by the coding sequence ATGAAAAGACTAAGTAGAGGAGAATATTTTGGAACTCATTATAACAAGTTGATTTTAGATGATTGTACGATCACTGATACTGAATATGTGCATGAAAAAGTCGAATGGCACTATCATGAAAATCCGTATTTTACCTATCTGATTGAGGGCAGTGTATTTGAAGCGAACAAAAAGCAGGAATATGTTTTAAAGCCGGGCTCGCTTTTATTTCACAATTGTCAAGAAGCTCATTATAATATCAAGCCTCCAGGATACACAAGAGGGTTTCACATCGAATTGAATTCGTCATGGTTCAATATGAAGGATATTGATTTTAACAGGTTTGAAGGATGCATTCAGTTGGAAAATCCTTTTATCAAAGGTCTGATGAATAAAATTTTTTTGGAGTCCAAGATTAATGACACATTTAGCCAATTATCGGTTGACGCATTGATTGTGGCTATTTTTGATGCTTTTAAATACTCGGGAAGTGAGCTAATGTCAATAAAAAATCCAAGCTGGTTGAAGAAGTTGAATGAGTTGTTGATAGAGGGTCATGTGGAAATGAGTTTGACGATGTTGAGTGAGGAGTTGCAAATTCATCCCGTTCACTTGTCCAGAGAGTTTAGCAAGTATTTTGGGTCCACTTTCGGCCAATATGCCAGACAGATGAAGCTGAACAAAGCTATATTGTTGATAAATACCGGCAAGTTTTCAATGACCGAAGTATGCTATATGTGTGGGTTTTACGATCAAAGCCATTTTACCAATGCGTTTCGAAATTTCTATGGACATACGCCATTGAAAGTTTTGAAAAAAATCATTCAGGTTAAGAATTTACAATTTTAG